From Aegilops tauschii subsp. strangulata cultivar AL8/78 chromosome 5, Aet v6.0, whole genome shotgun sequence:
TGGTCACTGTTTCTGCTTGGGTGAGCATCTGGTATGCTCCATTGTTTGACTAAATCATGTTTGGAGCGCTGGAGAAGATCAATGCAATATGCAACTTTCTTCTACCTGTCTTGTGTAAAGTTGCAGAGCTCGCCCCAATCTTTGTTTGCCGAATTAACCATTTGACTCTGACTCGTGCAAAACCGTTTTGGTACACACATTTCCCAAACTATTTGTGAAGATGACGTATGGTAGATCTATGACTTCCCTGTAACAACTTGGAGATAATAATGTATCTGTACTTTCAGATAACACTCTGATCCACCATTTCAGTCCACATCTCGCTGATTATTTGAATTAAATTTTAAATTAAATTACTTTCGGAGGGAGTTTTGACTCCTTGGAAAGCCATGCACGACCCGGCAACCCAGATCTGGACTTCTTTTATAGCTCACGAGCAGAAGAGGGATCAACATCAAAGCAgcaagcagcacggaggtccaaCAATGGCGGAGAAGGGAGTGAAGGTGTTTGGCATGTGGGCGAGCCCGATGGCCATCCGGGTGGAGTGGGCGCTCCGGCTGAAGGGCGTCGGGTACGAGTACGTCGACGAGGACCTCGCCAGCAAGAGCGACGCGCTGCTCCGCCACAACCCGGTGACCAAGAAGGTGCCGGTGCTGGTCCACGACGGCAAGCCGATCGCCGAGTCCACCATCATCGTCGAGTACATCGACGAGGCGTGGAAGGACGGCTACCCCATCATGCCGGCCGACCCCTACGACCGGGCTCAGGCGAGGTTCTGGGCCAGGTTCGCCGACGACAAGGTAAACGCATATGCTCTGTCTGTCCAGTAAAGCGCTCCTAGAGCTCTAATCAGTGGCAGGACTGGGCCTGGTTTGTCTAGTGCAACGCCGCCATCTTCCCGGTCTTCACGGCGACCGGCGAGGCGCAGCGCGAGGTGGTGCGCGAGGCCCAGCGGTGCCTGAAGACGCTGGAGAAGGCCCTGGAGGGGAAGAAGTTCTTCGGGGGCGACGCCGTCGGCTACCTCGACGTCGTGGTTGGGTGGTACGCGTATTGGCTGCCCATCATCGAGGAGGTCTCCGGCGCCGACGTGGTCACCGACGAGGAGCTGCCTCTGATGAAGGCCTGGTTCGGCCGGTTCCTGGCCGTCGACGTGGTGAAGGAGACCCTGCCCCCGAGGGACAAGCTCCTGGCGCTCAACAAGGCTCGCCGTGAGCAGCTCTCGGCGTAGAGCAGCACTTGTTCCGAGCCTTCCAGCTAGTACTTAAGCTTCTGCCATGGATTATCCATGATGGATAAATAAGCGGCGAGCATTTGCACATTGTGCAACAAATGTTTGGAGCTTCTTTCAGCCGCCTGCTTCACACTCCCAGTTTCCGTTATATAAACTTCACCCATGATGTTATATATACGGTGCAATATACACTGCCTACTTACTTCCTCGAATGTGAAAACAAAAAGGACGCTGATAACGCCCACACGGCCTATAACACACAGACTACGTCAGGCCATCGCATGAATGAAtgtggattttttttttgaatttccaGTTTTTAAACTGTTTTATCTCTTTAAtgaaaaatccgattgaagatccgttttcaTCATTAAATCCATCGCGACgggatcttcaaaactagaactCATATCAATATGTTTCGATGACTTCTAAAAGTTGTcatgtctattgcacatgaattgccatggtgtttacattgaagttgccatgatatgtttcaactatttttttctacatttaaaagtaaattttgacatattataaaacgAGGAACTACgaaactagacttgccatgaaccataaactaaaatttccatgatacatgcacttaaaattgccatggttcatacaaaaaGTAATTTTAATGGTCAAAGTACTGGAATTGCAATGGTCAAAATACTAAAATTGCCATGCTctataaactaaaattgccacatgaCAACTTTAGTATAACACTATGGCTactacagtgtaaacatcatggcaacttttggtcaaaaaaaaaatttcgtcgaaacatatcaacatgggatctagttttgaagatctcgtcgagatgggtttaatgatgaaaacggatttttaattGGACTTCttaattaggagataaaacatttttaagccgaaaaccaaaaagatttccGCTGATGTTATCGGTTTTGATGTGGCAAAATGAATGGTACCGAAAGTGTTTGGGCCATGTTGTTTTGTGTCACACATGTGGACGTTAACATTTGCGAATAAAAATGACAAGGCAAATGTACATCAGTTACTTATTATTTTTCGAATTGAGGAGCATGTCTCACAATTTCACTTCATGAAATTGATAAAACACAGCAAATTGTGCCCAAAATGATCCTGCTGAGCCAAAGCTACGACGCTTATACAAGGCCGGAAGGCCCTGGCCTATAAAAAGTGACGCATCACCAATATCATAACCCCGAGGTCATCTTGCAGCTAAGGGCATGGCAACTCGCAAAAAACCTTCCGCATCCGTCTGCGGACATGGATGCGGGAGACAACGCTACATCATCAACGACAACATGCAAAAACCTTCCGCATTCGTTCGCGGACATGGATGCGAGAGGCAGCCATCCAATGCTAGCGCATACATTTCAAACCGTATTTTAAGAGCATCTATAGCTGGACTTGGCAAATCCTACCCCTCAAACGCTCGTGGACTCCGCTGGCACTGACCGGGCACCCCTCAAATAATGTAATCCACATCCGGACACCTCTATTATCATATTTCAAATCATACAAACTCATGCAACTAAGCCGATGCACACACATCGTCCGGCTACTTCATCACTACTAACTAAACATGCCATCGGACTATCAAAATTTGGTATGTTTGGCTATGgtggagttcatccacggctgcccttgcccttcccgacgcccttgccatccttcttgcgGAAGTACCGGTCGAAGACGCAGTACGGGTCGAGCCGGATCTGCTCGTCGCCATCACtgtcctccttctcctccgtCGGTGGCAGTCCAGCCATGGCACGGACCGCCCGATTCTGCTCTCGGGCGAGAGCACGTGTTCCTCCGCTACTGTTTCTTCACAATGCGGGCGCGGATGGCTTCCTCCTCCGGgtccgcccgcgccgccgcatcagccgcctccgccgtcgccatTTCCGCCGTGATACAGGCCTTGGCggcccttatcctctccttccCACAACGGGCCACCCGGTCCTGGTGGGACTCATAGCATGTCCGACCGGTGATGGGGAAGGAGAGGGATTGCGGCTGCCGGGATCGCGAGGATCCAGCCCCGGAGGACCCGAGCGCCCGGTGAGTCGACGCTATGGAGCCGCGGTGGACAGATCCGTTCGTTGCGGCTCTATCCTCTCGGGAGCTGCGGAGTGTAATGCAGACTGCCATTGCCTCATCCAACCCGCACAGGATGACACCCCAGCCGACGGATCCGAACTGGTCGGAGTCTGATCCGCTGCCTGCCATGCCGGAGAAGGCCGGAAACCGCCAGAGGTGAGCTCGGGTGGCGGAGGGGAGTGAAGTGAAGTGGCTAGGGTTGGTCCGGAGAGCGGGTGGGGA
This genomic window contains:
- the LOC109778457 gene encoding glutathione transferase GST 23; this translates as MAEKGVKVFGMWASPMAIRVEWALRLKGVGYEYVDEDLASKSDALLRHNPVTKKVPVLVHDGKPIAESTIIVEYIDEAWKDGYPIMPADPYDRAQARFWARFADDKCNAAIFPVFTATGEAQREVVREAQRCLKTLEKALEGKKFFGGDAVGYLDVVVGWYAYWLPIIEEVSGADVVTDEELPLMKAWFGRFLAVDVVKETLPPRDKLLALNKARREQLSA